From Macrobrachium rosenbergii isolate ZJJX-2024 chromosome 22, ASM4041242v1, whole genome shotgun sequence, the proteins below share one genomic window:
- the LOC136850523 gene encoding UDP-GalNAc:beta-1,3-N-acetylgalactosaminyltransferase 2-like isoform X2, which translates to MDSRWLFIGGAVLAATFAFIYLGAVPKDIGNASSKHLIIGVISARDHFLQRDAIRRTWGSQISKLPNSELLFMVGDDDCPYHPDDRISPYDCDEWKVLSKDFENSGLKRFFNSDLHERRTLVECYVGIGFKIFHPVLLMSVSVSKEFLLRVGNCTLVLVDAEEVLEEVKVDPKSCSDKSEKSAFCDIKLANPLFLPRQFEGELRVLSDGIGESDLCGQNFFSFQLKENWVCDWVDTSVIHFKYLRSVRDSLVTWSGKSCPLLSAVYSIVDRDVLKKHVESKLKRSLEWKEHLDFVLKKIAIEQVVHRDLLVLPHQDIYSTLPQKVMLVLRRLTQDFDFKFMMKVDDDTFVNISSLKILLDTEADSRPKIWSRFHHHRSVPLYGKWADIKYSSLTYPSFPSGAGYLMTD; encoded by the exons ATGGACAGCAGATGGCTGTTCATTGGTGGAGCTGTTCTTGCAGCTACTTTTGCCTTCATATACCTAGGTGCTGTTCCAAAAGATATTG GCAATGCATCCTCCAAGCACCTTATCATAGGTGTTATATCTGCTCGCGATCACTTTTTGCAGCGTGATGCCATACGACGGACATGGGGCTCTCAAATTTCAAAATTGCCAAACTCGGAATTACTCTTCATGGTTGGAGATGATGATTGTCCATACCATCCCGATGATCGTATCTCTCCATACGATTGTGATGAATGGAAGGTTTTATCCAAAG ATTTTGAAAACTCTGGCTTGAAAAGGTTTTTTAACAGTGATTTACATGAGAGAAGAACTCTAGTTGAGTGTTACGTTGGCATTGGTTTCAAGATTTTTCATCCTGTCCTTCTCATGAGTGTCAGTGtatcaaaggaatttttattaaGAGTCGGAAATTGTACTCTCGTGCTTGTGGATGCTGAAGAAGTACTAGAAGAAGTAAAAGTGGATCCGAAGTCTTGCAGTGACAAATCTGAAAAAAGTGCTTTCTGTGACATAAAGCTCGCTAACCCACTATTTCTGCCAAGACAGTTCGAGGGAGAATTGAGAGTTCTCAGTGATGGGATTGGTGAATCAGACTTGTGTGGCCaaaatttcttctctttccagCTGAAAGAGAATTGg GTTTGTGATTGGGTGGATACATCTGTAATTCATTTCAAGTATCTAAGGTCTGTAAGGGATTCTTTGGTTACGTGGAGTGGAAAATCATGCCCTCTTCTCTCAGCTGTGTATTCCATTGTTG ATAGAGATGTACTGAAGAAACATGTTGAAAGTAAACTTAAGCGAAGCTTGGAGTGGAAGGAACACTTGGATTTTGTGCTGAAGAAAATTGCCATCGAACAAGTTGTACATAGAGACCTACTTGTTTTACCTCACCAAGATATATATTCCACATTACCACAGAAGGTTATGTTGGTTTTAAGGAG GTTAACACAAGACTTTGATTTCAAGTTCATGATGAAGGTTGATGATGACACATTTGTTAACATTTCAAGCCTGAAGATACTGCTGGATACTGAAGCTGACAGTCGCCCTAAAATATGGTCACGTTTTCATCACCACAGATCAGTTCCCCTGTATGGGAAGTGGGCAGATATAAAGTATTCATCTTTAACCTATCCAAGTTTTCCTTCAGGTGCAGGTTACCTCATGACAG ACTGA
- the LOC136850523 gene encoding UDP-GalNAc:beta-1,3-N-acetylgalactosaminyltransferase 2-like isoform X3: MLIWDVEFANFENSGLKRFFNSDLHERRTLVECYVGIGFKIFHPVLLMSVSVSKEFLLRVGNCTLVLVDAEEVLEEVKVDPKSCSDKSEKSAFCDIKLANPLFLPRQFEGELRVLSDGIGESDLCGQNFFSFQLKENWVCDWVDTSVIHFKYLRSVRDSLVTWSGKSCPLLSAVYSIVDRDVLKKHVESKLKRSLEWKEHLDFVLKKIAIEQVVHRDLLVLPHQDIYSTLPQKVMLVLRRLTQDFDFKFMMKVDDDTFVNISSLKILLDTEADSRPKIWSRFHHHRSVPLYGKWADIKYSSLTYPSFPSGAGYLMTGSLAQVLAQAGPYMTSYAGEDVSMGIWISSTVNNATLIDVPCWLPRSECQETVLVSQLSPIDMLEMWKENEYYLESL, translated from the exons ATGTTGATCTGGGATGTAGAATTTGCAA ATTTTGAAAACTCTGGCTTGAAAAGGTTTTTTAACAGTGATTTACATGAGAGAAGAACTCTAGTTGAGTGTTACGTTGGCATTGGTTTCAAGATTTTTCATCCTGTCCTTCTCATGAGTGTCAGTGtatcaaaggaatttttattaaGAGTCGGAAATTGTACTCTCGTGCTTGTGGATGCTGAAGAAGTACTAGAAGAAGTAAAAGTGGATCCGAAGTCTTGCAGTGACAAATCTGAAAAAAGTGCTTTCTGTGACATAAAGCTCGCTAACCCACTATTTCTGCCAAGACAGTTCGAGGGAGAATTGAGAGTTCTCAGTGATGGGATTGGTGAATCAGACTTGTGTGGCCaaaatttcttctctttccagCTGAAAGAGAATTGg GTTTGTGATTGGGTGGATACATCTGTAATTCATTTCAAGTATCTAAGGTCTGTAAGGGATTCTTTGGTTACGTGGAGTGGAAAATCATGCCCTCTTCTCTCAGCTGTGTATTCCATTGTTG ATAGAGATGTACTGAAGAAACATGTTGAAAGTAAACTTAAGCGAAGCTTGGAGTGGAAGGAACACTTGGATTTTGTGCTGAAGAAAATTGCCATCGAACAAGTTGTACATAGAGACCTACTTGTTTTACCTCACCAAGATATATATTCCACATTACCACAGAAGGTTATGTTGGTTTTAAGGAG GTTAACACAAGACTTTGATTTCAAGTTCATGATGAAGGTTGATGATGACACATTTGTTAACATTTCAAGCCTGAAGATACTGCTGGATACTGAAGCTGACAGTCGCCCTAAAATATGGTCACGTTTTCATCACCACAGATCAGTTCCCCTGTATGGGAAGTGGGCAGATATAAAGTATTCATCTTTAACCTATCCAAGTTTTCCTTCAGGTGCAGGTTACCTCATGACAG GATCTTTAGCACAAGTTTTAGCCCAGGCTGGACCATACATGACTTCATATGCTGGCGAAGATGTCAGCATGGGAATCTGGATATCGTCAACCGTAAATAATGCCACTTTAATTGATGTGCCATGCTGGCTTCCACGTTCAGAATGTCAAGAAACAGTGCTGGTTTCCCAGTTGTCACCGATTGATATGCTGGAAATGTGGAAAGAAAATGAGTATTATTTAGAATCTTTGTAA
- the LOC136850523 gene encoding UDP-GalNAc:beta-1,3-N-acetylgalactosaminyltransferase 2-like isoform X1 — MDSRWLFIGGAVLAATFAFIYLGAVPKDIGNASSKHLIIGVISARDHFLQRDAIRRTWGSQISKLPNSELLFMVGDDDCPYHPDDRISPYDCDEWKVLSKDFENSGLKRFFNSDLHERRTLVECYVGIGFKIFHPVLLMSVSVSKEFLLRVGNCTLVLVDAEEVLEEVKVDPKSCSDKSEKSAFCDIKLANPLFLPRQFEGELRVLSDGIGESDLCGQNFFSFQLKENWVCDWVDTSVIHFKYLRSVRDSLVTWSGKSCPLLSAVYSIVDRDVLKKHVESKLKRSLEWKEHLDFVLKKIAIEQVVHRDLLVLPHQDIYSTLPQKVMLVLRRLTQDFDFKFMMKVDDDTFVNISSLKILLDTEADSRPKIWSRFHHHRSVPLYGKWADIKYSSLTYPSFPSGAGYLMTGSLAQVLAQAGPYMTSYAGEDVSMGIWISSTVNNATLIDVPCWLPRSECQETVLVSQLSPIDMLEMWKENEYYLESL, encoded by the exons ATGGACAGCAGATGGCTGTTCATTGGTGGAGCTGTTCTTGCAGCTACTTTTGCCTTCATATACCTAGGTGCTGTTCCAAAAGATATTG GCAATGCATCCTCCAAGCACCTTATCATAGGTGTTATATCTGCTCGCGATCACTTTTTGCAGCGTGATGCCATACGACGGACATGGGGCTCTCAAATTTCAAAATTGCCAAACTCGGAATTACTCTTCATGGTTGGAGATGATGATTGTCCATACCATCCCGATGATCGTATCTCTCCATACGATTGTGATGAATGGAAGGTTTTATCCAAAG ATTTTGAAAACTCTGGCTTGAAAAGGTTTTTTAACAGTGATTTACATGAGAGAAGAACTCTAGTTGAGTGTTACGTTGGCATTGGTTTCAAGATTTTTCATCCTGTCCTTCTCATGAGTGTCAGTGtatcaaaggaatttttattaaGAGTCGGAAATTGTACTCTCGTGCTTGTGGATGCTGAAGAAGTACTAGAAGAAGTAAAAGTGGATCCGAAGTCTTGCAGTGACAAATCTGAAAAAAGTGCTTTCTGTGACATAAAGCTCGCTAACCCACTATTTCTGCCAAGACAGTTCGAGGGAGAATTGAGAGTTCTCAGTGATGGGATTGGTGAATCAGACTTGTGTGGCCaaaatttcttctctttccagCTGAAAGAGAATTGg GTTTGTGATTGGGTGGATACATCTGTAATTCATTTCAAGTATCTAAGGTCTGTAAGGGATTCTTTGGTTACGTGGAGTGGAAAATCATGCCCTCTTCTCTCAGCTGTGTATTCCATTGTTG ATAGAGATGTACTGAAGAAACATGTTGAAAGTAAACTTAAGCGAAGCTTGGAGTGGAAGGAACACTTGGATTTTGTGCTGAAGAAAATTGCCATCGAACAAGTTGTACATAGAGACCTACTTGTTTTACCTCACCAAGATATATATTCCACATTACCACAGAAGGTTATGTTGGTTTTAAGGAG GTTAACACAAGACTTTGATTTCAAGTTCATGATGAAGGTTGATGATGACACATTTGTTAACATTTCAAGCCTGAAGATACTGCTGGATACTGAAGCTGACAGTCGCCCTAAAATATGGTCACGTTTTCATCACCACAGATCAGTTCCCCTGTATGGGAAGTGGGCAGATATAAAGTATTCATCTTTAACCTATCCAAGTTTTCCTTCAGGTGCAGGTTACCTCATGACAG GATCTTTAGCACAAGTTTTAGCCCAGGCTGGACCATACATGACTTCATATGCTGGCGAAGATGTCAGCATGGGAATCTGGATATCGTCAACCGTAAATAATGCCACTTTAATTGATGTGCCATGCTGGCTTCCACGTTCAGAATGTCAAGAAACAGTGCTGGTTTCCCAGTTGTCACCGATTGATATGCTGGAAATGTGGAAAGAAAATGAGTATTATTTAGAATCTTTGTAA